One region of Rhodocaloribacter litoris genomic DNA includes:
- a CDS encoding DNA-binding protein: protein MIRKQLYITEQQEHALKRRAKALGVSEAELIRRALDAMLRDQPGEPLPRRDALHGLLEYTRRLAETHRTPAGFRFDREALYAEREEQLRPGTRR from the coding sequence ATGATCCGCAAGCAGCTTTATATCACCGAACAGCAGGAGCACGCGCTCAAACGCCGGGCGAAAGCGCTTGGCGTCTCCGAAGCCGAGCTCATCCGCCGGGCCCTCGATGCGATGCTGCGCGACCAGCCCGGAGAGCCCCTGCCCCGTCGCGATGCGCTCCATGGCCTGCTCGAATACACCCGTCGCCTCGCCGAAACCCATCGCACACCGGCCGGCTTTCGCTTCGACCGTGAAGCCCTCTACGCCGAGCGCGAGGAGCAACTGCGTCCCGGCACGCGACGCTGA
- a CDS encoding PIN domain-containing protein: MLGRPRAQPYRPSEFCSVALRKLTPPLSPDEAYRHVELYAQVFPIFPLTPAVILEAVRGVRDHGFSYYDAQIWATARLNQIPVVLSEDFPTGATIEGVQFLNPLESTFDLGAR, encoded by the coding sequence ATGTTGGGGCGACCCAGAGCGCAGCCTTACCGGCCGTCGGAGTTTTGCAGCGTAGCCCTGCGCAAGCTGACCCCTCCGCTCTCGCCGGACGAGGCGTACCGGCACGTCGAGCTTTACGCGCAGGTTTTCCCGATCTTTCCCCTCACGCCCGCCGTCATCCTGGAAGCTGTTCGCGGCGTGCGGGACCACGGTTTCTCCTATTACGACGCACAGATCTGGGCAACGGCCCGGCTGAACCAGATCCCTGTCGTGCTGAGCGAGGACTTCCCGACCGGCGCCACCATCGAAGGCGTGCAGTTCCTGAATCCGCTGGAATCTACGTTCGATCTCGGCGCACGCTGA
- a CDS encoding T9SS type A sorting domain-containing protein encodes MYLVYANASSLTLGIAPSVVLPDGYAGYNSIYANTGKDMYLTNGSDVRAEQHWWGESPPSTSDFHISGTSTLDYTPYLNSNPNTAMFATAHVRPGTSEALGLAEVEAGQPALVQSASAPMAETTTGEAGTSTKSPSSKGRFVREILERRAERGRAASAEVLLRTASERGNPLAYLAQVFAVGDLLYLGRTQEAILLGEAVLQSGRLDEGATSVVAQAMLWAYEDVLKDEANAARMRQVLALAEEASETNPAIAKLGNDQSEVKQESVGLQSGAYPNPFNPEVTIHYALPQEGRVRLRVFDMLGRQVAMLVDEVQQAGQHRVRFVASELPSGVYLYRIEAAGQTKTERLILLK; translated from the coding sequence ATGTATCTCGTCTACGCCAACGCATCGTCATTGACTCTCGGCATTGCCCCCTCGGTGGTCTTGCCTGATGGCTATGCCGGCTACAATTCAATCTACGCCAACACAGGGAAGGACATGTATCTGACCAACGGGTCGGATGTGCGAGCCGAGCAGCACTGGTGGGGAGAGTCCCCGCCGAGCACGTCCGACTTTCACATCTCCGGTACCTCAACGCTCGACTACACGCCGTACCTGAACTCGAACCCGAATACAGCGATGTTTGCCACCGCCCATGTGCGACCCGGTACTAGCGAAGCCCTGGGCCTCGCCGAAGTAGAAGCCGGGCAACCGGCCCTGGTGCAATCCGCATCTGCTCCGATGGCGGAGACGACTACAGGCGAGGCAGGCACCTCTACAAAATCGCCATCTTCGAAGGGTCGCTTTGTGAGAGAGATCCTGGAGCGACGGGCCGAGCGGGGTCGTGCCGCTTCGGCGGAGGTCTTGCTGCGCACCGCAAGTGAGCGAGGTAACCCGCTGGCCTACCTCGCTCAGGTGTTCGCTGTGGGAGATCTGCTCTACCTGGGGCGAACGCAGGAAGCTATCCTGCTGGGGGAGGCCGTGCTACAAAGCGGGCGACTCGATGAAGGGGCCACGAGCGTAGTAGCGCAGGCTATGCTGTGGGCCTATGAAGACGTGCTGAAAGACGAAGCCAACGCTGCCCGGATGAGGCAAGTCCTTGCCCTTGCCGAAGAGGCTTCTGAAACCAATCCAGCTATTGCCAAGCTCGGTAACGATCAGTCTGAAGTAAAACAGGAATCTGTAGGACTTCAGTCAGGGGCTTATCCGAACCCGTTCAACCCAGAGGTAACGATTCACTACGCTTTGCCACAGGAAGGACGGGTACGGCTCAGAGTCTTCGACATGTTGGGGCGTCAGGTGGCGATGCTGGTGGATGAGGTGCAACAGGCGGGACAACACCGAGTGCGTTTTGTGGCTTCCGAACTGCCGAGCGGGGTCTACCTGTACCGCATCGAAGCAGCGGGGCAGACGAAGACAGAGAGGCTCATATTGCTGAAGTAG
- a CDS encoding ABC transporter permease translates to MLSRRGAFWLLVPVLAILLGYVVYPSLRMFATGMTWDNYAALFSSWRSANVRALYTSVWISLTTVLGAGVLGTTLAYLFFRFDFPLRRTLMALAALPLALPPLVGVLAFLFLYGESGILPRSLQALLGLDAVPFRFEGLWAVWLVHVYSLYVYFYLFVMAALRGVDRSLLEAAADLGAPPHLTFRRVVLPLLRPALVSAALLVFMVSMASFTAPLLFAGTDNFLTLQIYNYKTNGDLALSAAVSTVLTLICLAFLLLIELGPRRPGTGAAKGAAPPPVPVRSGWARALALGGALALLLFLLLPIATIVLLSFAQEGSWTYQILPARYTLANYVDLLADPDVFQPIRNSLRMAALATAANVVFGVAAALLIAKSRLPGRTFLRLLTALPFAIPGTVIAVNLIVTFNTPSPLGFGRILVGTFWILPLAYFIRHIPFVVRATVAALEGYDDRLSEASADLGAGFLTTFRRVVLPVIGPGILAGTLLTFVAALGEFVSSIMLYIFENRPISVEILAQLRLYDFGAAAAYAVFLMLLIGLSTLVVHRLGARDAAGAL, encoded by the coding sequence ATGCTCTCCCGTCGCGGTGCGTTCTGGCTGCTCGTCCCCGTCCTGGCGATCCTGCTGGGCTACGTGGTCTACCCCAGCCTGCGGATGTTCGCCACAGGCATGACGTGGGACAACTACGCGGCCCTCTTCTCGTCGTGGCGCTCGGCCAACGTGCGGGCGCTCTACACGTCGGTGTGGATCTCGCTGACGACGGTGCTGGGGGCCGGGGTGCTGGGCACCACGCTGGCCTACCTGTTCTTCCGGTTCGACTTCCCGCTGCGGCGCACGCTGATGGCGCTGGCGGCCCTCCCGCTGGCGCTGCCCCCGCTGGTGGGGGTGCTGGCCTTCCTGTTCCTCTACGGCGAGAGCGGCATCCTGCCCCGCAGCCTCCAGGCGCTGCTCGGCCTCGACGCCGTGCCGTTCCGGTTCGAGGGGCTGTGGGCCGTCTGGCTGGTGCACGTCTACTCGCTCTACGTCTACTTCTACCTGTTCGTCATGGCCGCGCTGCGCGGGGTGGACCGGAGCCTGCTGGAGGCCGCCGCGGACCTGGGGGCCCCGCCCCACCTGACCTTCCGGCGGGTGGTGCTGCCGCTGTTGCGGCCGGCCCTCGTGAGCGCCGCCCTGCTCGTCTTCATGGTGTCCATGGCCTCGTTCACCGCCCCGCTGCTCTTTGCCGGCACGGACAACTTCCTCACGCTCCAGATCTACAACTACAAGACCAACGGCGACCTGGCCCTCTCGGCGGCCGTCTCCACGGTGCTGACGCTGATCTGCCTGGCGTTCCTGCTGCTGATCGAGCTGGGGCCGCGGCGGCCGGGCACGGGGGCGGCCAAGGGGGCCGCCCCGCCGCCGGTGCCGGTCCGCAGCGGGTGGGCGCGGGCGCTGGCCCTGGGCGGGGCGCTGGCCCTGCTGCTGTTCCTCCTGCTGCCCATCGCCACCATCGTGCTGCTGTCCTTCGCGCAGGAAGGGAGCTGGACCTACCAGATCCTCCCGGCCCGCTACACGCTGGCCAACTACGTGGACCTGCTGGCCGACCCGGACGTGTTCCAGCCCATCCGCAACAGCCTGCGCATGGCCGCGCTGGCCACGGCGGCGAACGTGGTCTTCGGCGTGGCGGCGGCGCTGCTGATCGCCAAGAGCCGGCTGCCCGGCCGCACCTTTCTCCGCCTGCTGACGGCCCTGCCCTTCGCCATCCCCGGCACGGTCATCGCCGTCAACCTGATCGTGACGTTCAACACCCCCTCACCGCTCGGCTTCGGGCGCATCCTGGTGGGCACCTTCTGGATCCTGCCGCTGGCCTACTTCATCCGCCACATCCCCTTCGTGGTGCGCGCCACCGTGGCCGCCCTCGAGGGCTACGACGACCGCCTCTCCGAGGCCTCGGCCGACCTGGGCGCGGGCTTCCTCACCACGTTCCGGCGTGTGGTGCTGCCCGTCATCGGCCCGGGCATCCTGGCCGGCACGCTGCTGACGTTCGTGGCGGCCCTGGGCGAGTTCGTCTCCTCCATCATGCTCTACATCTTCGAGAACCGGCCCATCAGCGTCGAGATCCTGGCGCAACTCCGGCTCTACGACTTCGGCGCGGCCGCCGCCTACGCCGTCTTCCTGATGCTGCTCATCGGCCTCTCCACCCTCGTGGTGCACCGCCTGGGCGCCCGCGACGCCGCCGGGGCGCTCTGA
- a CDS encoding T9SS type A sorting domain-containing protein, producing the protein MGEEMISLRWPPRLRQLDKVELRQEVVADTLIDEDLFYKLKVISFDAENTTIITETDTSYYYRAVINGVLSSWTPEAGKTESEIQFFRDFNTCYTHANRPDGIIVQGAYDTTFTFPSGESSTLAAVKEFVFILPQARETQEYGYGIGLLHSGGEPSVSTTLTYARIGGQEYGTPLDSLFDIRVSLESPSLPKETFSLSAYPNPSYALTHFALVLAQSGRASIRVYNVLGQLVAMPLQDVYLPIGNHTIEWNAEAVTTGVYFAELFVEGHPVAKSSVVVTR; encoded by the coding sequence TTGGGCGAAGAGATGATCAGCTTACGGTGGCCTCCCCGTTTGCGTCAATTGGACAAAGTCGAGCTTAGACAAGAAGTTGTAGCCGACACGCTTATTGATGAAGATCTGTTCTATAAGCTCAAAGTGATTTCATTCGACGCTGAAAACACCACGATTATCACAGAGACAGACACGTCCTATTACTATCGAGCCGTCATTAATGGGGTCCTGTCTAGCTGGACCCCCGAGGCAGGAAAAACTGAAAGCGAAATTCAATTCTTCCGAGACTTCAACACCTGTTATACGCACGCCAACAGGCCGGATGGGATTATCGTGCAAGGAGCCTACGACACCACGTTCACGTTTCCGTCGGGCGAATCCTCTACTCTGGCGGCCGTGAAGGAATTCGTCTTCATTCTACCTCAGGCTAGAGAAACACAGGAATATGGCTATGGAATAGGACTCCTACACAGCGGGGGAGAACCTAGCGTGAGTACAACGCTGACCTATGCCCGGATCGGTGGGCAAGAGTACGGCACTCCACTCGATTCGCTCTTCGACATCCGGGTAAGTCTCGAATCGCCATCGCTTCCCAAAGAGACATTTAGCCTGTCGGCATACCCGAATCCGTCGTACGCTCTGACCCATTTTGCTCTGGTGCTAGCTCAGTCTGGCCGTGCCTCCATACGAGTTTACAACGTGCTGGGTCAGCTTGTCGCCATGCCCCTACAGGATGTTTACCTACCGATAGGCAATCACACGATTGAATGGAACGCTGAGGCTGTAACTACCGGCGTGTATTTCGCCGAGCTTTTCGTCGAGGGTCACCCTGTAGCAAAAAGCAGTGTCGTTGTCACCCGGTAG
- a CDS encoding YqjF family protein — protein MRWCDLAFLHWPLPPQMLRPFIPAPLELDTFEAQAWLGIVPFRMEAVRYRYSPPIPTTHAFPELNVRTYVCTPERTGVWFFSLDATSRLAVRAARCVYNLPYFDADIRLQREGEGIRYTSHRTHSQAPPAELQVQYRATGDVYEAAPGTLEHWLVERYCLFAQARSGAVFFVDVHHQPWPLQRAQARVEQNTMAEAAGIELPPQPPLVHFARALDVLAWSRMPVTARSSA, from the coding sequence ATGCGCTGGTGCGATCTCGCCTTTCTGCACTGGCCGCTCCCGCCCCAGATGCTCCGGCCCTTCATCCCGGCCCCGCTCGAACTGGACACCTTTGAGGCTCAGGCATGGCTCGGCATCGTGCCCTTCCGCATGGAGGCCGTGCGCTACCGCTACAGCCCCCCCATTCCGACCACCCATGCCTTTCCTGAGCTCAACGTGCGCACCTACGTGTGTACACCCGAGCGCACCGGCGTCTGGTTCTTCAGCTTGGATGCCACGAGCCGTCTCGCGGTGCGCGCAGCACGGTGCGTCTACAACCTCCCCTACTTCGACGCCGACATCCGGCTCCAGAGGGAAGGTGAGGGGATCAGGTACACGAGCCACCGCACGCATTCTCAGGCACCGCCCGCCGAGCTTCAGGTCCAGTATCGGGCAACAGGGGACGTGTACGAGGCCGCGCCCGGCACACTGGAGCACTGGCTGGTGGAGCGCTACTGCCTGTTCGCCCAGGCACGGAGCGGAGCGGTGTTCTTCGTGGACGTCCACCACCAGCCCTGGCCCCTGCAGCGGGCACAGGCCCGTGTGGAGCAGAACACGATGGCAGAAGCCGCCGGCATYGAGCTGCCGCCCCAGCCGCCTCTGGTACATTTCGCACGCGCTCTCGATGTGCTGGCCTGGAGTCGCATGCCGGTGACCGCACGCAGCTCTGCCTGA
- the recR gene encoding recombination mediator RecR, with product MQFTSESVEALVEQFTKLPTIGRKTAQRLAAYVLKMPREEVVELAKALVAVKDRVRACSVCFNVTDDDPCPICRSPRRDHGLICVVEESNDVVALERTNEYHGVYHVLGGVISPLDGVGPDDLRIRELVARVDPSFATTAAGGDGLPAPGTVREPGPAAEPRPPVREVILAMNPNVEGDTTAYYISQLLKPFGVRVTRIARGLPIGGDLEYADEATLSRALEGRIAV from the coding sequence ATGCAATTCACTTCGGAATCCGTGGAGGCGCTGGTGGAGCAGTTCACGAAACTGCCGACCATCGGGCGGAAGACGGCGCAGCGGCTGGCGGCCTACGTGCTGAAGATGCCGCGCGAGGAGGTCGTCGAGCTGGCGAAGGCGCTCGTGGCCGTCAAGGACCGGGTGCGGGCGTGCTCGGTCTGCTTCAACGTGACGGACGACGACCCCTGCCCGATCTGCCGCTCTCCCCGGCGCGACCACGGCCTCATCTGCGTGGTCGAGGAATCGAACGATGTGGTGGCGCTCGAGCGCACGAACGAGTACCACGGCGTCTACCACGTCCTCGGCGGCGTCATCTCCCCGCTCGACGGCGTCGGGCCGGACGACCTGCGCATCCGGGAGCTGGTGGCCCGCGTGGACCCGTCCTTCGCCACGACGGCCGCCGGCGGGGACGGCCTGCCCGCCCCCGGCACCGTTCGCGAACCCGGTCCGGCCGCCGAGCCACGCCCGCCCGTGCGCGAGGTCATCCTCGCCATGAACCCGAACGTCGAGGGCGACACGACGGCCTACTACATCTCGCAACTGCTCAAGCCCTTCGGCGTGCGCGTCACCCGCATCGCGCGGGGCCTGCCCATCGGCGGCGACCTCGAGTACGCCGACGAGGCCACCCTCTCCCGCGCCCTCGAAGGCCGCATCGCCGTGTGA